The nucleotide sequence AACGTTCAGGAAGAACAGGTCCAAAAACTGGACGTGTTCGCCAATCGCGTGATCATCGAGCGAATGCGCCACGTGGGGCAACTCTGTTGCATGGGTTCGGAGGAACTGGCTGATCCCGTTGAGATTCCTCCCCAGTACCCGAAGGGCAATTATGTCCTTCTCTTCGATCCCCTCGACGGTTCCTCCAACATCGACGTCAATGTCAGTATCGGAACCATTTTCGGGATCTATAGAAGGGTCAGCCGGCCGGAAGAGGGCGACTACACCATGACCGATCTCCTTCAACCCGGGATCAGGCAGGTGGCGGCCGGGTACTTCATATACGGGTCGAGCACCATCATGGTCTATACAACGGGTAACGGCGTCCACGGGTTTACCCTCTATCCGAGTGTCGGGGAATTCCTCCTTTCCCATGAGAACATCCGAATTCCCGAGAAAGGCAAGATTTACAGTGTAAATGAGGGATATTACCAATACTGGGACGAAAAGACCAAGGCCGTGGTGGAATACTTCAAATCCAGGGACGAATCAACGGGTCGCCCCTATTCCGCCCGGTACGTGGGGAGTCTCGTGGCCGATTTCCACCGCAATCTCCTAAAGGGTGGGATATTCATGTACCCCGCAGACCGCAAAGATCCGAAAAAACCTTCCGGAAAGTTGCGTCTCATGGTGGAGGCCAATCCCCTAGCCATGGTCGTGAAACAGGCCGGTGGATATGCAAGCAACGGTTACGGTCCCATCCTGGAAATCGAACCCGAATCACTTCACCAGAGGGTTCCTCTATATATCGGAAGTAAAGAGGATGTGAAAATGGTGGAGAAGATCATGGCCGGCGGATA is from Deltaproteobacteria bacterium and encodes:
- the fbp gene encoding class 1 fructose-bisphosphatase, producing MKKRVGMTITEHILKEQRENPGATGDFTQLLSELIVAAKVISREVNKAGLTDILGSTGEVNVQEEQVQKLDVFANRVIIERMRHVGQLCCMGSEELADPVEIPPQYPKGNYVLLFDPLDGSSNIDVNVSIGTIFGIYRRVSRPEEGDYTMTDLLQPGIRQVAAGYFIYGSSTIMVYTTGNGVHGFTLYPSVGEFLLSHENIRIPEKGKIYSVNEGYYQYWDEKTKAVVEYFKSRDESTGRPYSARYVGSLVADFHRNLLKGGIFMYPADRKDPKKPSGKLRLMVEANPLAMVVKQAGGYASNGYGPILEIEPESLHQRVPLYIGSKEDVKMVEKIMAGG